In Centroberyx gerrardi isolate f3 chromosome 11, fCenGer3.hap1.cur.20231027, whole genome shotgun sequence, the following are encoded in one genomic region:
- the kcnj6 gene encoding G protein-activated inward rectifier potassium channel 2 produces MEQDVESPAIIRQPKLPKQAREDLPKKLADLDRVKRKIQRYVQKDGKCNVHHGNVRETYRYLTDIFTTLVDLKWRFNLFIFVLVYTVTWLFFGFMWWLIAYLRGDLDHIADNQWTPCVNNLNGFVSAFLFSIETETTIGYGYRVITDKCPEGIVLLLIQSVLGSIVNAFMVGCMFVKISQPKKRAETLVFSTNSVISMRDGRLCLMFRVGDLRNSHIVEASIRAKLIKSKQTKEGEFIPLNQTDINVGYDTGDDRLFLVSPLIICHEINQNSPFWEISEAYLAKEELEIVVILEGMVEATGMTCQARSSYVSSEIKWGYRFTPVLTLEDGFYEVDYNSFHDIYETNTPSCSAKELADMTNRARLPLTWSLASKLSQQGLPESQLEGPERKTGPDSQEEGQQTERNGDIANIESESKV; encoded by the exons ATGGAGCAGGATGTGGAGAGCCCGGCCATCATCAGACAGCCCAAGTTGCCGAAACAGGCCCGTGAAGACCTGCCTAAAAAGTTGGCAGACCTGGACAGGGTAAAGAGGAAGATCCAGCGGTATGTCCAGAAGGATGGGAAGTGCAACGTCCACCACGGGAATGTCCGAGAGACATACCGATACCTGACAGACATCTTCACTACACTGGTAGATCTCAAGTGGAGGTTCAACCTCTTCATCTTCGTCCTGGTGTACACAGTTACATGGCTCTTCTTTGGCTTCATGTGGTGGCTTATTGCCTATCTTCGTGGTGATTTGGACCATATAGCAGACAACCAGTGGACTCCATGTGTCAATAACCTCAATGGGTTTGTATCTGCTTTTCTATTCTCCATAGAGACAGAAACCACCATAGGTTATGGTTATAGGGTCATCACGGACAAATGCCCCGAAGGGATAGTTTTGCTGTTAATTCAGTCAGTGCTGGGGTCTATCGTAAATGCCTTCATGGTGGGTTGCATGTTTGTTAAGATCTCACAGCCCAAGAAGCGAGCTGAGACACTAGTGTTTTCCACCAATTCCGTCATCTCAATGAGAGATGGACGACTGTGCCTGATGTTCAGAGTTGGAGACCTCCGGAACTCACATATCGTTGAGGCCTCTATCAGGGCCAAGCTGATCAAATCTAAGCAAACCAAGGAAGGGGAGTTCATCCCCCTGAACCAGACGGACATAAATGTGGGTTATGACACGGGAGATGACAGGCTCTTCCTGGTGTCGCCGCTCATCATCTGTCATGAGATTAATCAGAACAGCCCATTCTGGGAGATCTCAGAAGCCTACCTGGCCAAAGAAGAGCTGGAAATTGTTGTCATCTTGGAGGGGATGGTGGAGGCAACAG GTATGACGTGCCAGGCAAGGAGTTCCTATGTTAGCAGTGAGATCAAGTGGGGCTACCGCTTCACACCAGTCCTGACACTGGAGGACGGCTTCTATGAGGTGGACTACAACAGCTTCCACGACATCTACGAGACCAACACGCCCAGCTGCAGCGCCAAAGAGCTGGCCGACATGACCAACCGAGCCCGCCTGCCCCTCACCTGGTCGCTGGCTAGCAAGCTGAGCCAGCAGGGCCTGCCGGAGTCCCAGCTGGAGGGCCCGGAAAGAA